DNA sequence from the Chroococcidiopsis sp. TS-821 genome:
CAAAGAGCATCACTATGGCAATCATCCGAGGCACCCCAGGCGACGATACGTTAGTGGGAACAAGGTTTGCTGATACGATTTTTGGCTTAGCAGGCAACGATCTGCTGCTAGGGTTAGCAGGCAATGACACGCTTTACGGCAATAGAGGCAACGATACACTTAACGGTGGAGCAGGAATCGATTCCCTCATTGGTGGTGTAGGAAATGATGTTTATATTATCAATAATGTCGGCGATCGAGTTGTGGAAGCTGCCAATGCAGGTATAGATACTGTACGCTCTTCCGTCAGCTACACACTGCCAAATAATGTTGAGAATCTCATTCTCACGGGAAATCGCAACATCAACGGCACAGGTAACGCACTTGCTAACCGGATTGTTGGTAATAGTGGTAACAATAATATTGCTGGCTTAGGCGGTAACGATACTCTCTTCGGTGGTGCGGGTAACGATACTCTAAGTGGTGGAACTGGCAATGACATCCTCTACGGTGGAGTAGGTAACGATCAACTCTTCGGCAATGAGGGAAGCAATACTCTCTATGGCGGTGCGGGTAACGATACTCTAAGTGGTGGAACTGGCAATGACATCTTGTACGGCGGCGATGGTAACGATGTCCTTTATGGCAATCCAATCGGCTATGCCGGAGGAAATAATACTCTCTTTGGCGGTGCTGGTAATGATACACTCTACGGCGGCGATTTCAACGATCTTCTTGATGGTGGAGTAGGAAATGATCGGCTCTTTGGCTATAGTGGCAACGATACACTCTTTGGTCGTGCAGGTAACGATAGTCTCGATGGTGGCAGTGGTAGCGACGTTCTCTACGGTGGTGATGGTGACGATACTCTGATTCCTAGTGATGTTAACATTCGCCAGAGTTTCTTTTTATACGACTTTCTCTTCTTTTATGGAGATGGCAGTCCAGATCTCTTAGTTGGTGGCGATGGCAATGATACCTACATCATAGTTGAATCAGGCGATCGCATTATTGAAGCTCCCAATGCAGGTATTGATACAGTCATTGCCTACAATAGCTATTCTTTGGGAGATAACATAGAAAACCTGACGCTTGCTGAACAAAGAGATTTCAGTTCTGGTATTAGTGGCACAGGCAACCGTTTAGACAACATTATTGTTGGTAATTCGTCGAATAATACCATACGAGGGCAAGCTGGTAATGACTTTATCGATGGCGGTGCAGGTAACGATCTTATTGCTGGTACAAATCGCGGTATTGGTGAAATAGACACGCTGACGGGTGGAAGTGGCAGCGATCGCTTTATTTTAGGCAGTGCCACAACTGTCTTTTACAATGATGGCAACCCAACAACTCCCGGTTTCGGCGATTATGCCTTAATTACAGACTTCAACTCTGATGAAGATACTATTCGACTCAATGGCAGACGTACAGATTACTATTTAGTTGCTTCCCCCGAAGGCTTACCAGCAGGCACAGCACTCTATTATAGGCAACAAGGTGCAACAGATGAACTAATTGCTATTATCCAAAGCACTACAGCACTTGATATCAACGAAGCTTACTTTAGCTTCAACAACAATGGTGCTAACTTGTCTTTGTTTGAACTCGACGGCAGTAATGGCTTTACTTTACAAGGTGACTTCGGTTTTCCTGCGGGTAACTCGGTAAGTAGTGCAGGAGATGTCAACGGTGACGGGTTTGATGACCTTATTGTTGGTGGAGGTAGCGATGTAGTTCGTAGGGGAGTGTCGCGTAGTTATGTAATCTTTGGTCAAGCTTCTGAGTTTGATGCCAATGTCCAATTAGCAAATCTTGATGGTAACAACGGCTTTATCATTGAGGGGATTGATAACTATGACTTCTCTAACGTTTTAGTTAGCAGCGCTGGTGATATCAACGGTGATGGTTTTGCTGATGTTCTGATTGGTACGAGTGGTTCCTCTCGTGGCAACTTCGATAATTATGGTAATCGCATATATAACTCAGGAACACAAGTATATGTAGTGTTTGGCAAAGCGACAGGATTCGATGCTCGTGTCAATTTAGCAACTCTCGATGGTAGTAATGGTTTTGCGATCGAGGGGAGTAATGTTGATTTTCCATACTCCGTCTCCTTTCCACTTTCGGTAAGTAACGCTGGAGATATTAACGGCGATGGTTTTGATGACATCATCGTTGGTACTTCTGATGTCAGTCGTTATGGTCAAGTATCTGCCGCAGAAAGCTATGTGATATTTGGCAAAGAGACGGGATTTGACGCCCGTCTTGACTTAGGAACGCTTGATGGCAGTAATGGTTTTGTTCTGCAAGGAATTGATTTGAGTGGTTACTCTGCTTCTATTTCAGTAAGCAATGCCGGAGATATCAACGGTGACGGACTTGGTGACATTATTATCGGTGCTTCTGGTGCGCAAGAAAGTTATGTAGTGTTTGGCACAACTACAGGATTTGATGCCCGTGTTGATGTCGCAACTCTTGATGGCAGCAATGGCTTTGTCATTGATGGAATTGATATCAGTGATGACTCTACTAACATCTCAGTAAGCAATGCCGGAGATGTCAACGGTGACGGGCTTGATGACATCATTGTTAACGCGCCTAGCGCACAAGAAAGCTACGTAGTGTTTGGTAAAACCACAGGATTCGATGCCCGCGTTGATGTCGCAACTCTCGATGGCAGCAATGGCTTTGCGATTGAAGGTAACAACTTTGCAGTAAGTAACGCTGGAGATGTCAACAGTGATGGTTTTGATGATTTGATTATCAGTGGTGCTTTTCCAAGCCAAGAAACCTATGTAGTATTTGGTACTTCAAGTTTTGATGCTCGTCTTGATTTAACAACAATTGATGGCAGCAATGGCTTTATTGTTAATCGCAACAATCTTGCCGTCAGTAATGCCGGAGACATCAACGGTGATGGCTATGATGACATTATTTTAGGGAATCGTTTTGCTAGTCCTAATGGTCGTTCTGATGCAGGAGAAAGCTACGTCATTTACGGGCAAGACTTTACAGGACAAGTGACACGTCAAGGAACACCTGGTAATGACTTACTCATTGGCACTGCGGCGGATGACATTCTTGTTGGTGGACTGGGCAATGATACGCTGCGTGGTGGCGGTGGTAGCAACGTTCTCTACGGCGGTGCTGGCGATGATGTTCTAATTTATAGTCCTCAAAACCGTCGCATGGATGGCGGTAGTGGTATCGATACCTTAGCTGTTGATGGTAGTGGTGTGACGCTTGATTTAACTGCAACTC
Encoded proteins:
- a CDS encoding calcium-binding protein, with the translated sequence MAIIRGTPGDDTLVGTRFADTIFGLAGNDLLLGLAGNDTLYGNRGNDTLNGGAGIDSLIGGVGNDVYIINNVGDRVVEAANAGIDTVRSSVSYTLPNNVENLILTGNRNINGTGNALANRIVGNSGNNNIAGLGGNDTLFGGAGNDTLSGGTGNDILYGGVGNDQLFGNEGSNTLYGGAGNDTLSGGTGNDILYGGDGNDVLYGNPIGYAGGNNTLFGGAGNDTLYGGDFNDLLDGGVGNDRLFGYSGNDTLFGRAGNDSLDGGSGSDVLYGGDGDDTLIPSDVNIRQSFFLYDFLFFYGDGSPDLLVGGDGNDTYIIVESGDRIIEAPNAGIDTVIAYNSYSLGDNIENLTLAEQRDFSSGISGTGNRLDNIIVGNSSNNTIRGQAGNDFIDGGAGNDLIAGTNRGIGEIDTLTGGSGSDRFILGSATTVFYNDGNPTTPGFGDYALITDFNSDEDTIRLNGRRTDYYLVASPEGLPAGTALYYRQQGATDELIAIIQSTTALDINEAYFSFNNNGANLSLFELDGSNGFTLQGDFGFPAGNSVSSAGDVNGDGFDDLIVGGGSDVVRRGVSRSYVIFGQASEFDANVQLANLDGNNGFIIEGIDNYDFSNVLVSSAGDINGDGFADVLIGTSGSSRGNFDNYGNRIYNSGTQVYVVFGKATGFDARVNLATLDGSNGFAIEGSNVDFPYSVSFPLSVSNAGDINGDGFDDIIVGTSDVSRYGQVSAAESYVIFGKETGFDARLDLGTLDGSNGFVLQGIDLSGYSASISVSNAGDINGDGLGDIIIGASGAQESYVVFGTTTGFDARVDVATLDGSNGFVIDGIDISDDSTNISVSNAGDVNGDGLDDIIVNAPSAQESYVVFGKTTGFDARVDVATLDGSNGFAIEGNNFAVSNAGDVNSDGFDDLIISGAFPSQETYVVFGTSSFDARLDLTTIDGSNGFIVNRNNLAVSNAGDINGDGYDDIILGNRFASPNGRSDAGESYVIYGQDFTGQVTRQGTPGNDLLIGTAADDILVGGLGNDTLRGGGGSNVLYGGAGDDVLIYSPQNRRMDGGSGIDTLAVDGSGVTLDLTATPNNRIRRIEIIDLTGTGNNTLQLTRLDLLNLSESTNQLIVSGNAGDSMISTGQGWLFDTTTTFDGNQYNRYTSGAATLLVDTDITTTLS